In Bacillota bacterium, one DNA window encodes the following:
- a CDS encoding sugar ABC transporter permease, whose amino-acid sequence MNNRVGISKNTLTRKFNIKNKKIKKMFNTYQLYLFILPSLTYFIVFHYAPMYGVQIAFKDFIATKGIWGSPWVGMKHLNRFLNSYYFWILIKNTAGIALYSLVAGFPIPIILALMINEVRNKYFKKLVQTVTYAPHFISTVVMVGMILAFLSPSTGIINQIIKSLGGEPISFMTKPELFKSIYVWSGIWQSSGWGSIIYLAALTTIDVQLHEAAIIDGASRLQRIWHINIPGIIPTIVILFILSAGGIMNVGFEKVFLMQNPLNMESSDVISTYVYRSGLLGAQFSFSAAVGLFNSVINFGLLILVNTIAKRIGETSLW is encoded by the coding sequence ATGAATAATAGGGTTGGTATTTCAAAGAATACTCTAACAAGAAAGTTCAATATAAAAAATAAAAAAATAAAAAAAATGTTTAATACATATCAATTATATCTATTTATATTACCATCCTTAACCTATTTTATAGTTTTCCATTATGCACCAATGTATGGGGTACAAATAGCGTTTAAAGATTTTATTGCAACTAAGGGTATTTGGGGTAGCCCCTGGGTTGGTATGAAGCACTTAAATAGATTTCTAAATTCATACTACTTTTGGATACTAATAAAAAACACTGCTGGTATAGCTCTTTACTCACTGGTAGCTGGGTTCCCTATACCCATTATTTTAGCATTAATGATAAATGAAGTTAGAAACAAGTATTTCAAAAAATTGGTACAAACTGTTACTTATGCTCCACATTTTATATCTACTGTAGTAATGGTAGGAATGATTCTGGCATTTCTTTCACCATCTACAGGTATTATTAACCAAATTATTAAATCACTTGGTGGTGAACCAATATCATTCATGACGAAACCTGAACTTTTCAAAAGCATCTATGTATGGTCTGGAATCTGGCAGAGTTCAGGATGGGGTTCGATAATATACCTAGCAGCATTAACTACAATAGATGTACAGCTACATGAAGCGGCAATTATTGACGGAGCATCAAGATTACAAAGAATATGGCATATTAATATTCCAGGAATTATACCTACAATTGTTATTTTGTTTATACTAAGTGCTGGCGGAATAATGAATGTAGGTTTTGAAAAAGTATTTCTAATGCAGAATCCGCTTAATATGGAGTCATCTGATGTAATATCAACGTATGTTTATAGAAGTGGATTATTAGGGGCGCAATTTAGCTTTTCGGCAGCTGTTGGTTTATTTAACTCTGTTATCAACTTTGGATTGTTGATTCTGGTAAATACTATCGCAAAACGTATTGGTGAAACCAGTTTATGGTAG
- a CDS encoding helix-turn-helix domain-containing protein: MKINIRFSIFYKYFFSYLIILFIPLAIIGGLLYQDTVINLRKEIETSNLTKLNKVKDIMDLQIKQLDEITIKISNNLKLAKCMLTSNDYKSYEGIEELSNYITNNAFIDDIFLYYRGDNSIYSSKGKCTIDVLINRLYRFDKWGFKQFYSDINTIAKRTVRRVEKVNLNDREQVEILTFLYPITPTSKNPNATVIITIRKRVLESLINDILEESQGSVYILNTNNEILVSKDSNKFEEKLEIINYLNDNKQQGITEITVENTKYCLLSTRSELTGWTYFIVMPTAQFLYRVHYSKTVVLQILLLVLVLGIVVTLILSINNYKPIKKLRIDIERYSSKNLNKYIYNEIDFIKNIMKDTIDENHKLIAQIDKQLPYIKEQGITMLLRGEINNDIEAGNVLNYTKLKLYGPYFCVIVVEIEESNLDYLMQNGRGNFFEVIKDYQILYDSYATRLIGENALVFVFNISSEDNHKFERCNLAGTLQNFFKEQFNLIVTIGVGKACHDLLELNRSFTEALAALEYKFIRGSGQIIVIDDIVALKKNSYWYPIEDKTRLIHALKQGNIEQYIEIVNDIKENIEERNLSLAMLRSICYDIVNSIIKTINDMNIDEIQNYVWDIIEFTSVNELSQKLINLGTSICKYIESSKESRNNELRDSIINYVNTNYKNYMLNLEQVAAQFNISPFYLSRFFKEQTGYCFVDYIRNLRIEETKRLLVQSTKSIKEIVRDVGYIDVSSFMRLFKFSEGITPGEYRKLYSKKKLEA; this comes from the coding sequence ATGAAAATTAATATTAGGTTTAGTATATTCTACAAATATTTTTTTTCATATTTAATAATATTATTTATACCATTAGCTATTATTGGAGGATTACTATATCAAGATACTGTAATAAACTTGAGGAAAGAAATTGAAACATCAAATTTAACAAAATTGAATAAAGTTAAAGATATAATGGACTTGCAGATTAAACAGTTGGATGAAATTACTATAAAAATCTCAAATAATCTTAAATTAGCAAAATGCATGCTGACAAGTAATGATTATAAGTCTTATGAAGGTATTGAAGAATTAAGCAATTATATAACAAATAACGCTTTTATAGATGATATTTTTCTATATTACAGAGGTGATAATTCAATTTATTCTTCAAAAGGCAAATGTACTATTGATGTTTTAATAAATAGATTATATAGGTTTGACAAATGGGGTTTTAAGCAATTTTACAGTGATATTAATACAATTGCAAAACGAACTGTCAGAAGGGTTGAGAAGGTAAATTTAAATGACAGAGAACAAGTAGAAATTCTTACATTTTTATATCCAATAACTCCTACCTCAAAAAATCCCAATGCAACTGTAATAATTACAATACGAAAAAGAGTATTGGAAAGTTTGATAAATGACATATTGGAAGAATCACAAGGAAGTGTTTATATATTAAATACAAATAATGAAATACTAGTTTCAAAAGATAGTAATAAATTTGAAGAAAAACTAGAGATTATTAATTATTTAAATGACAATAAACAACAAGGAATAACTGAAATAACAGTAGAAAATACTAAATATTGTCTTCTAAGCACCAGGTCAGAGTTAACAGGATGGACATATTTTATTGTTATGCCTACAGCCCAATTCCTATATAGGGTACATTATAGTAAAACAGTCGTATTGCAAATACTATTATTAGTATTGGTATTGGGAATAGTGGTAACACTTATTTTATCCATTAATAATTATAAACCTATTAAAAAACTAAGGATAGACATTGAACGCTATAGCTCTAAGAATTTAAATAAATATATATATAATGAAATTGATTTTATAAAGAATATAATGAAAGATACTATAGACGAAAATCATAAGCTAATAGCCCAAATAGACAAGCAGCTTCCATATATTAAGGAACAAGGAATTACAATGCTTCTCAGAGGTGAAATTAATAATGATATTGAAGCTGGTAATGTTCTAAATTATACAAAGCTGAAATTATATGGTCCATATTTTTGTGTAATAGTTGTTGAAATTGAAGAAAGTAATTTAGATTATTTGATGCAGAATGGTAGAGGTAACTTTTTTGAAGTAATTAAAGATTATCAGATATTATATGATTCATATGCTACCAGATTAATTGGAGAAAATGCATTAGTTTTCGTCTTTAATATTAGTAGTGAAGATAATCATAAATTTGAGCGCTGTAATCTTGCGGGAACACTTCAAAATTTTTTCAAGGAGCAGTTTAATTTAATAGTTACTATTGGCGTTGGTAAAGCTTGCCATGATTTACTTGAGTTAAATCGTTCTTTCACAGAAGCTCTAGCTGCACTTGAATATAAATTTATAAGGGGCTCAGGACAGATAATTGTAATAGATGATATCGTAGCTTTGAAAAAGAATTCATACTGGTACCCGATAGAGGATAAAACCCGCCTTATACATGCGTTAAAACAGGGAAATATTGAGCAATATATAGAAATAGTTAATGACATAAAAGAGAATATTGAGGAGAGAAATTTATCATTGGCAATGCTAAGATCAATTTGTTATGATATAGTGAATAGTATTATTAAAACTATTAATGATATGAACATAGATGAAATTCAAAATTACGTATGGGATATTATTGAATTTACTTCAGTTAACGAACTGTCACAAAAACTTATTAACCTTGGAACAAGCATTTGTAAATATATTGAATCAAGCAAAGAAAGCAGAAACAATGAGTTGCGTGATAGTATAATAAACTATGTTAACACCAATTATAAAAATTATATGTTGAATCTAGAACAGGTAGCGGCTCAATTTAATATTTCTCCATTTTACTTAAGTCGTTTCTTTAAAGAACAGACCGGTTACTGTTTTGTAGACTATATTAGAAATCTGCGTATAGAAGAAACAAAAAGATTACTTGTCCAAAGTACTAAATCAATAAAAGAGATTGTTCGAGATGTAGGTTATATAGATGTATCAAGTTTTATGAGGCTATTTAAGTTTAGTGAAGGTATTACACCAGGAGAATATAGAAAACTTTATTCAAAAAAGAAACTGGAAGCTTAG
- a CDS encoding creatininase family protein, whose protein sequence is MKLEYIFPKDIERAKKEKWPLVIPVGTIEYHGPHCSFGCDTLIAYGILERLAKEKDIIIAPPVWYGPASYAVAGPEKGTVNVDTDIFEQNIYCILKSLLYGGWRNIYILIHHQYEQENLLPMTLSCMKAAKKLTFEYLEEKRGIGWWGNNENKEFYEKLDEQDNPWNWITVLPCMSKEVQAATGYDHAGKWECSILSALYPETVVKEYIRESDEWFIQDAIESSNEIGEKMINLCLEDLKNKIK, encoded by the coding sequence ATGAAATTGGAATATATATTTCCAAAAGACATTGAAAGGGCAAAAAAAGAAAAATGGCCACTTGTAATTCCTGTCGGAACAATTGAGTACCATGGACCGCATTGCTCTTTTGGATGTGATACGTTAATAGCATACGGTATTCTTGAAAGGCTGGCAAAGGAAAAAGACATAATAATTGCTCCTCCGGTATGGTACGGACCGGCCAGTTATGCAGTTGCCGGGCCTGAAAAGGGTACAGTCAATGTTGATACCGATATATTTGAACAGAACATATACTGCATCCTGAAATCTCTTCTCTATGGAGGATGGCGAAATATATATATTCTTATACACCATCAGTATGAACAGGAAAATCTGCTGCCAATGACATTAAGTTGTATGAAAGCGGCTAAAAAACTAACCTTTGAATACCTTGAAGAAAAAAGAGGTATTGGCTGGTGGGGTAATAATGAAAATAAGGAATTTTATGAAAAGCTGGATGAACAGGACAATCCATGGAATTGGATTACCGTTTTACCATGCATGAGTAAGGAAGTACAGGCTGCAACGGGATATGACCATGCAGGAAAATGGGAATGTTCGATCTTAAGTGCACTTTACCCTGAAACGGTTGTGAAAGAATATATAAGGGAAAGTGACGAATGGTTTATCCAGGACGCTATCGAATCGTCAAACGAAATAGGTGAGAAAATGATTAATCTTTGCCTGGAGGATTTAAAAAATAAAATTAAATAA
- a CDS encoding aminopeptidase P family protein codes for MDRIMIPDWEYKERVKKAAKLAGEKGLDVFLVNSNEADYANVRYFSGFWPLFERAGVAITPEGEAGLIVGPESKIFASDVSRIEKIFTSLDYRESANPSYPEFQTSTYKDIFKALGVKGEKIRIGIGSFLDTNAVMMESLKTNYPEAEIVKADDIMLALRSIKSENELACMREGFRITELAIKEVIKNLRPGVTELQMVGIAQKVIYENGAEYEGLPMYIFSEKSTRHAISRPSYKTIEKGDLVQLNLSAKVDGYSPSIGIPVCVGKLTEEKRRKVEFGLEAHMWTERNIKAGVAACDIAKGFYDLFVSKGYKENYVYGPCHGTGMIEVEAPWMETNSKYMLKPNMTFQIDTFVSGSTFGLRWEKGIVVTETGCESLCSPIGEIIELDF; via the coding sequence ATGGACAGAATAATGATACCAGATTGGGAGTATAAGGAAAGGGTTAAAAAAGCTGCGAAGCTTGCAGGAGAAAAAGGTCTTGATGTATTTCTGGTGAATTCCAATGAGGCAGATTATGCCAATGTTAGGTACTTCAGCGGCTTCTGGCCTTTGTTTGAAAGGGCGGGAGTTGCCATTACGCCGGAAGGTGAGGCAGGGTTGATTGTAGGACCCGAAAGCAAGATATTTGCTTCTGATGTAAGCAGGATTGAGAAAATATTTACTTCACTAGATTACCGTGAATCTGCAAACCCGTCTTATCCTGAATTTCAAACTAGCACATACAAAGACATATTTAAAGCTCTTGGGGTAAAAGGTGAGAAAATAAGGATAGGGATAGGCAGTTTTCTTGATACCAATGCCGTAATGATGGAGAGCCTAAAGACAAACTATCCGGAGGCAGAAATAGTAAAAGCTGACGATATTATGCTTGCTTTGAGGAGTATAAAATCGGAAAATGAACTTGCATGCATGAGGGAAGGATTTCGTATAACTGAGCTGGCTATAAAAGAAGTTATTAAAAATCTTCGCCCTGGAGTTACAGAATTGCAAATGGTGGGTATTGCCCAAAAGGTTATATATGAAAATGGTGCGGAATATGAAGGCCTGCCCATGTATATTTTCAGTGAGAAATCAACAAGACATGCCATTTCAAGACCATCGTACAAGACGATTGAAAAAGGGGACCTTGTACAGTTAAATCTTTCTGCAAAAGTAGATGGATATTCACCGAGTATTGGTATACCCGTGTGTGTAGGGAAACTTACTGAAGAAAAAAGAAGGAAGGTAGAATTCGGGCTTGAAGCACACATGTGGACTGAGAGAAATATTAAAGCAGGGGTAGCTGCATGTGATATTGCGAAAGGCTTTTATGACCTGTTTGTTTCTAAAGGCTACAAAGAGAATTATGTGTATGGCCCGTGTCATGGAACAGGTATGATTGAAGTTGAAGCACCGTGGATGGAAACCAATTCGAAATATATGCTTAAACCCAACATGACATTCCAGATAGACACCTTTGTATCGGGAAGTACCTTTGGATTGAGATGGGAAAAAGGGATTGTAGTTACTGAAACCGGATGTGAAAGTCTTTGCAGCCCTATTGGTGAGATTATTGAGCTGGATTTTTGA
- a CDS encoding LacI family DNA-binding transcriptional regulator — MRVKLADIAKHLNISVSTVSRVLNGKDRVSDETRKKVLNAIKEFNYQPNEIARSLRNRSSMTIGVIVPDISNEFFALLIKGAEAVAKNNGYLVILCNSDYEEEMEKEYLNILAQKQVDGIIVATVCNDDKYFEKILDSGIPTVFVDNLPQVKRNYNFVTIDNEKASYDLTKYLIGLGYKDIAIITGKLQETSAIERLNGWKKAMNDSGLKVNNDFIGIGNFKIESGYKIMKKMLELSKMPQALLAANNNIAYGAIRAIREKGLRVHEDLYVVCFDATDNTGLMNIKIPSMIQPAEKIGEIALEIIMKRIDNKELVIYDHVILEPQFIK, encoded by the coding sequence ATGAGGGTAAAACTTGCAGACATAGCAAAGCATTTAAATATATCGGTATCAACAGTATCAAGGGTTCTTAATGGAAAAGATAGAGTAAGTGATGAAACTCGAAAAAAGGTGTTAAATGCTATTAAAGAATTTAATTATCAACCTAATGAAATAGCGCGCAGCTTAAGAAACAGAAGTAGCATGACTATAGGTGTAATAGTACCTGATATATCTAATGAGTTTTTTGCTCTTTTAATTAAAGGAGCAGAGGCAGTTGCAAAAAATAACGGATATCTTGTTATACTTTGCAACAGTGATTATGAAGAGGAAATGGAAAAAGAGTATTTAAACATACTTGCTCAAAAACAGGTTGATGGAATCATTGTTGCAACGGTATGTAATGATGATAAATATTTTGAAAAAATACTCGATAGTGGAATTCCTACTGTTTTTGTAGATAACCTTCCTCAAGTCAAAAGAAACTATAATTTTGTAACCATAGATAATGAAAAAGCCAGTTATGACCTGACAAAATACCTTATAGGATTAGGCTATAAAGATATTGCTATTATAACTGGTAAACTTCAAGAAACATCAGCCATTGAAAGGTTAAACGGTTGGAAAAAAGCAATGAATGACAGTGGTCTAAAAGTAAATAATGACTTTATTGGGATAGGAAATTTTAAAATTGAAAGTGGTTACAAAATAATGAAAAAGATGCTAGAATTAAGCAAGATGCCTCAGGCATTACTTGCAGCCAACAACAATATTGCTTATGGTGCTATAAGAGCAATAAGAGAGAAAGGTCTAAGAGTTCATGAAGATTTATATGTAGTATGTTTTGATGCAACAGATAATACCGGACTAATGAATATCAAGATTCCTTCTATGATACAGCCTGCGGAAAAAATCGGTGAAATAGCTCTGGAAATAATAATGAAAAGAATAGATAACAAAGAATTGGTAATTTATGATCATGTGATCCTTGAACCTCAATTTATTAAGTAG
- a CDS encoding polysaccharide deacetylase family protein, whose protein sequence is MKVFVIEAKTVIKYFFVIAAAITVVSALSTVSMNAIGVYSPTRLLPIYSVDCGGKKASITFDCAWGANDIPDILNTLERENVKATFFIVGQWAEKNIQSVKMIADKGHDIANHSYSHLRMGMLDTERIEKEMLLCSQKLEEITGKKVELFRAPYGDYNNNIIKTARRLGYHSIQWDVDSLDWKPGISLEEIKNRVLRKVQPGSIILFHNDTPHTSKLLPEIISALKNKEYELVPVSKLIIRNNYYIDFDGRQKMKI, encoded by the coding sequence ATGAAAGTATTTGTAATTGAGGCCAAAACGGTAATTAAGTACTTTTTTGTTATAGCCGCCGCCATTACAGTGGTTTCAGCACTGAGTACTGTAAGCATGAACGCTATAGGCGTATACTCTCCAACACGCCTGCTGCCGATATATTCCGTTGATTGTGGCGGGAAGAAGGCCTCGATAACATTCGACTGCGCCTGGGGAGCAAATGATATACCTGACATTCTGAATACTCTCGAAAGGGAAAATGTGAAAGCTACTTTCTTTATTGTAGGGCAGTGGGCCGAAAAGAATATCCAGTCTGTCAAAATGATTGCCGACAAAGGCCATGACATAGCCAACCATTCTTACTCACATCTGAGAATGGGTATGTTAGACACTGAGAGAATAGAGAAAGAGATGCTTTTATGCAGCCAAAAATTAGAGGAGATAACAGGAAAGAAAGTCGAATTGTTCAGAGCGCCTTATGGGGATTACAACAATAATATAATTAAAACTGCCCGGCGGTTAGGATACCATTCTATACAATGGGATGTGGATTCGCTTGACTGGAAGCCTGGAATCAGTCTGGAAGAAATAAAAAACAGGGTATTGAGAAAGGTACAGCCGGGTTCCATTATTTTATTTCATAATGATACTCCACATACATCCAAGTTGCTTCCCGAGATTATATCTGCTTTAAAGAACAAAGAATATGAACTTGTACCTGTATCTAAGTTAATTATAAGGAATAATTATTATATAGATTTTGACGGAAGACAAAAAATGAAGATATGA